A single Curtobacterium sp. MCJR17_020 DNA region contains:
- a CDS encoding DUF3140 domain-containing protein, with protein MSDDDDQQTERDFADAVNMTPSELREWLDTDESKHVGQKPPGGGESTGHESGRHVIRILEKHKADRTDDDHAHMRKVVGYVARHSEQRPDGDVHDTPWRWSLMNWGHDPEKR; from the coding sequence ATGAGTGACGACGACGACCAGCAGACCGAGCGCGACTTCGCCGATGCGGTGAACATGACCCCGTCGGAGCTCCGCGAGTGGCTCGACACCGACGAGTCGAAGCACGTCGGGCAGAAGCCCCCGGGCGGCGGTGAGTCGACCGGGCACGAGAGCGGGCGGCACGTCATCCGGATCCTCGAGAAGCACAAGGCGGACCGGACCGACGACGACCACGCCCACATGCGGAAGGTGGTCGGCTACGTCGCCCGGCACTCGGAACAGCGGCCGGACGGTGACGTGCATGACACCCCGTGGCGGTGGTCGCTGATGAACTGGGGCCACGACCCCGAGAAGCGCTGA
- a CDS encoding Gfo/Idh/MocA family oxidoreductase produces the protein MPSTPLRVAVLGFWHVHAGDYAQQTVDHPGTELVAVWDDDTDRGRAGAERFGVEYTDDLDALLARTDVDAVTITTSTDVHRDVIERAAAAGKHVFTEKLLAPTVEECDAVIAACDAAGVKLVVSLPRLSHGYTAAIRRELDAGRLGDVTYSRVRLSHDGAVAPWLPERFFDPATAIGGALTDLGCHPVYLTQLFLGARPDTVEAVYRSYTGRAVEDHAVVTVGYASQAIGVIEAGFVAGTPFTIDVAGTRGWLAYSDQEARLTAGGPAYGDEPVTLDVPADAQDAFGQWVDHIAADTRADDNLARAVELTRLVVAANDAAGQSATSDALVGAPA, from the coding sequence ATGCCCTCCACCCCCTTGCGCGTCGCCGTCCTCGGCTTCTGGCACGTCCACGCCGGCGACTACGCACAGCAGACCGTCGACCACCCCGGCACCGAGCTCGTGGCCGTCTGGGACGACGACACCGACCGCGGCCGAGCCGGCGCCGAACGGTTCGGTGTCGAGTACACCGACGACCTCGATGCGTTGCTCGCCCGCACCGACGTCGACGCCGTCACGATCACGACCTCGACCGACGTCCACCGCGACGTGATCGAGCGCGCAGCAGCGGCCGGCAAGCACGTCTTCACCGAGAAGCTCCTCGCCCCCACCGTCGAGGAGTGCGACGCGGTCATCGCCGCCTGCGACGCCGCCGGGGTCAAGCTCGTGGTCTCGCTCCCGCGGCTCTCCCACGGCTACACGGCCGCGATCCGGCGCGAGCTCGACGCAGGCCGCCTCGGCGACGTCACGTACTCCCGCGTCCGGCTCTCGCACGACGGTGCCGTCGCACCGTGGCTGCCGGAGCGCTTCTTCGACCCGGCGACGGCGATCGGCGGCGCCCTCACCGACCTCGGCTGCCACCCCGTCTACCTGACGCAGCTGTTCCTCGGTGCCCGCCCCGACACGGTCGAGGCCGTCTACCGCTCCTACACCGGCCGCGCGGTCGAGGACCACGCGGTGGTCACCGTCGGCTACGCATCGCAGGCGATCGGCGTCATCGAGGCCGGCTTCGTCGCGGGCACGCCGTTCACGATCGACGTGGCGGGCACCCGGGGCTGGCTCGCGTACTCCGACCAGGAGGCCCGGCTCACCGCCGGCGGACCGGCCTACGGCGACGAGCCGGTCACCCTCGACGTCCCCGCCGACGCCCAGGACGCGTTCGGTCAGTGGGTGGACCACATCGCCGCCGACACGCGTGCCGACGACAACCTCGCCCGCGCCGTCGAGCTCACCCGCCTGGTGGTCGCCGCGAACGACGCCGCGGGCCAGTCCGCCACCAGCGACGCCCTCGTCGGCGCACCCGCCTGA
- a CDS encoding Gfo/Idh/MocA family oxidoreductase, whose product MSSDIIRVGLIGGGGIASAHIAGYAEHPDTIRIAAVADAFAATAEERGAELGVPFFTDYLAMLEQADIDAVDICLPHHLHRDAIVAAAKAGKHVLCEKPLCLSPDEAADVQRAVSESGITLMCAHNQLFMPAVAKAKELIDGGALGTVYEVRTTDSFRNEFDPSNMGWRAHASTSGGGELIDTGYHPSYLLMHLAGGVPVQATAMLSTHRLAFMEGEDSAQALFRFDNGAVGQLVTSWAYDPAAGTERFSVVGEHGALTSDGTTLRWDLRDGTSESVTFDEVDTFAAEIGAFGACLRDGTRPIHTEREGIAVLGMILAAYESARTGTIAPVLTADETVSA is encoded by the coding sequence ATGTCCAGCGACATCATCCGCGTCGGCCTCATCGGCGGGGGCGGCATCGCGTCCGCGCACATCGCCGGCTACGCCGAGCACCCCGACACGATCCGCATCGCCGCGGTCGCCGACGCGTTCGCGGCCACGGCCGAGGAACGCGGGGCGGAGCTCGGCGTCCCGTTCTTCACCGACTACCTCGCGATGCTCGAGCAGGCGGACATCGACGCCGTCGACATCTGCCTGCCGCACCACCTGCACCGCGACGCGATCGTCGCCGCGGCGAAGGCGGGCAAGCACGTGCTGTGCGAGAAGCCGCTGTGCCTGAGCCCCGACGAGGCCGCCGACGTGCAGCGCGCGGTGTCCGAGTCCGGCATCACCCTGATGTGCGCGCACAACCAGCTGTTCATGCCCGCGGTCGCCAAGGCCAAGGAACTCATCGACGGCGGGGCGCTCGGCACGGTCTACGAGGTCCGCACCACCGACTCGTTCCGCAACGAGTTCGACCCGTCGAACATGGGGTGGCGTGCCCACGCGTCGACGAGCGGCGGCGGTGAGCTCATCGACACCGGGTACCACCCGAGCTACCTGCTCATGCACCTGGCCGGTGGCGTCCCCGTGCAGGCCACCGCGATGCTCTCCACGCACCGGCTGGCGTTCATGGAGGGTGAGGATTCGGCACAGGCCCTGTTCCGCTTCGACAACGGCGCCGTGGGCCAGCTCGTGACGAGCTGGGCGTACGACCCGGCCGCCGGCACCGAGCGGTTCAGCGTCGTCGGCGAACACGGCGCCCTGACGAGCGACGGCACGACGCTGCGGTGGGACCTGCGGGACGGCACGAGCGAGTCGGTCACCTTCGACGAGGTCGACACCTTCGCAGCCGAGATCGGCGCGTTCGGGGCGTGCCTGCGCGACGGCACGCGACCGATCCACACGGAGCGCGAGGGCATCGCGGTGCTCGGCATGATCCTGGCGGCGTACGAAAGCGCCCGGACGGGGACGATCGCCCCGGTGCTCACGGCGGACGAGACCGTCAGCGCCTGA
- a CDS encoding cobalamin-independent methionine synthase II family protein, whose amino-acid sequence MPFENSDHVQATTAGSLPRTPELIAANAARPVGADGFTLETTDEVRSMTSAAVDDIVARQTALGITQPGDGEFGKAMSNSVDYGAWWGYSFQRVSGLSLTDADIFTQQPVRSSPGNVQLTSFPDRRDWTIFREAYTDPASGIGTGKNATAFPTTTGPIAYTGHEAARTDAANLGHAVEAAGAENGFITALSPGSAARVANEYYATDEEHIWAWADALREEYRIILDAGLVLQIDDPSIAENWDQINPEPSLEDYRAFTRIRVEALNHALRGLDTSRVRFHLCWGSWHGPHTTDIELRHIVDLMLDIDAGAYSFEAANARHEHEWTVWQDVTLPDGKVIVPGVVGHATNVVEHPDLVAQRIERFASVVGRERVIAGTDCGLGGRIHPQIAAAKLESLGEGARRASARLF is encoded by the coding sequence ATGCCCTTCGAGAACAGCGACCACGTCCAGGCCACCACCGCCGGGTCGCTCCCGCGCACGCCGGAGCTCATCGCCGCGAACGCCGCCCGCCCCGTGGGCGCCGACGGCTTCACGTTGGAGACCACCGACGAGGTCCGCTCGATGACGAGCGCGGCCGTCGATGACATCGTCGCGCGCCAGACCGCCCTCGGCATCACGCAGCCGGGTGACGGCGAGTTCGGCAAGGCGATGTCGAACAGCGTCGACTACGGCGCGTGGTGGGGGTACTCGTTCCAACGTGTCAGCGGACTCTCGCTCACGGACGCCGACATCTTCACGCAGCAGCCGGTCCGCTCGAGCCCGGGCAACGTGCAGCTGACCAGCTTCCCGGACCGTCGCGACTGGACGATCTTCCGCGAGGCCTACACCGACCCGGCGTCGGGCATCGGCACCGGCAAGAACGCCACCGCGTTCCCCACCACGACCGGCCCGATCGCCTACACCGGACACGAGGCCGCACGCACCGACGCCGCCAACCTCGGGCACGCGGTCGAGGCCGCCGGTGCCGAGAACGGCTTCATCACGGCGCTCTCCCCCGGCTCCGCGGCCCGGGTCGCGAACGAGTACTACGCCACCGACGAAGAGCACATCTGGGCCTGGGCCGACGCCCTGCGCGAGGAGTACCGGATCATCCTCGACGCGGGCCTCGTGCTGCAGATCGACGACCCCTCGATCGCCGAGAACTGGGACCAGATCAACCCCGAGCCGAGCCTGGAGGACTACCGCGCCTTCACCCGCATCCGCGTCGAGGCGCTCAACCACGCGCTCAGGGGCCTCGACACCAGCCGCGTCCGCTTCCACCTGTGCTGGGGCTCGTGGCACGGCCCGCACACCACTGACATCGAACTCCGCCACATCGTCGACCTCATGCTCGACATCGACGCCGGCGCCTACTCGTTCGAGGCCGCGAACGCCCGCCACGAGCACGAGTGGACCGTCTGGCAGGACGTCACCCTGCCCGACGGCAAGGTCATCGTGCCGGGTGTCGTCGGCCACGCCACGAACGTCGTCGAGCACCCCGACCTGGTCGCGCAGCGCATCGAGCGGTTCGCCTCGGTCGTCGGGCGCGAGCGCGTCATCGCCGGCACCGACTGCGGCCTGGGCGGCCGCATCCACCCGCAGATCGCCGCCGCGAAGCTCGAGTCGCTCGGTGAGGGCGCGCGCCGCGCGAGCGCGAGGCTCTTCTGA
- a CDS encoding isoprenylcysteine carboxylmethyltransferase family protein, protein MSWGRLYFALQAIGGAVWWITVATVPAVRTLTLGSLDPVAVAALDVPLFVVASALAAVSAGTVGRIAATVATVWTALVLAGLAVWATVTGEAGWGVVVMTAATVGSALALALVLLGRVPTEWLTSGPLRFRTADPGAATSRHVVATTVQIVVFWGLFLGVFPVAIAVAEHRWRLHPALPEPVVTALLVVGLVVLALASALGIASAAAMSTKGAGTPLPSASANRLVVAGPYRSVRNPMALAGITQGVAVGLLLGSWMVVVYALAGSIVWNCVVRPLEEADLEARFGDDFRRYAARVRCWVPRWPIAASVGAVPVSVSSPDR, encoded by the coding sequence GTGTCCTGGGGCCGGCTCTACTTCGCACTGCAGGCCATCGGCGGCGCGGTGTGGTGGATCACCGTCGCGACCGTCCCCGCCGTCCGGACGCTCACGCTCGGCTCGCTGGACCCGGTGGCCGTCGCGGCCCTCGACGTCCCGCTCTTCGTCGTGGCCTCGGCGCTCGCAGCGGTCTCCGCGGGCACGGTCGGACGGATCGCGGCGACCGTCGCCACCGTGTGGACCGCGCTCGTCCTCGCCGGACTCGCCGTCTGGGCGACCGTCACCGGCGAGGCCGGCTGGGGCGTCGTCGTCATGACCGCGGCGACCGTCGGCTCGGCGCTGGCCCTCGCCCTCGTCCTGCTCGGTCGGGTACCGACCGAGTGGTTGACGTCCGGTCCGCTGCGGTTCCGCACCGCCGACCCGGGTGCCGCGACGTCACGGCACGTGGTGGCGACGACCGTGCAGATCGTCGTCTTCTGGGGGCTGTTCCTCGGGGTGTTCCCCGTGGCCATCGCCGTCGCCGAGCACCGCTGGCGGCTGCACCCCGCACTGCCCGAACCGGTCGTGACCGCGCTGCTGGTGGTCGGGCTCGTCGTTCTCGCGCTCGCCAGCGCGCTCGGCATCGCGTCGGCGGCGGCGATGTCGACCAAGGGCGCTGGCACCCCGCTGCCGTCCGCCAGTGCGAACCGCTTGGTCGTCGCCGGCCCGTACCGCTCGGTGCGCAACCCGATGGCGCTCGCCGGCATCACGCAGGGCGTCGCCGTCGGGCTGCTGCTCGGGTCGTGGATGGTCGTCGTCTACGCGCTCGCCGGGTCGATCGTGTGGAACTGCGTGGTCCGGCCGCTCGAGGAGGCCGACCTCGAGGCCCGTTTCGGCGACGACTTCCGCCGCTACGCCGCGCGTGTCCGGTGCTGGGTGCCACGGTGGCCGATCGCCGCGAGCGTGGGCGCGGTCCCCGTCTCCGTCAGCTCGCCGGACCGCTGA
- a CDS encoding ABC transporter substrate-binding protein — MSSAFDRRTFLRGAAATGGAGALALLAASCASGSSGRSNPNQVTIWGVTGTFVPFQTKVIKDFNKVHPEVDVKVNVVPSQGTGDATSIITAVRGGTAPDLWLLDRFSAAQYAAIGLIEPIDDMIEEFEDQPKDEVLAQWLGFTIGEVSYQGKTYGLPHDTDARGMFVNRKMLTGAGIDPDEFDWEHNGPVSMDRMWDVSERITKKSGGDYTHMGLLPWYGEGWPFTWGLGLGASYFDQQDSKMTMDSKSVRSIFEFYEDWAKRYGYKDADTFIATYEPTGHPPGQTAFMADRMAFMVSVPSTIQTFDNYGPKDLDWGTAYLPTQQDGGDKYTWSGGFALCVPKGSKKNKAVWELMKYFTSKQGQETYMVPATSVPSNIAALKDPKGSAKSIRFFTESIGASTCRPPLPVGGAWWDSLADARSSVLLGTASPQEAVERAQNRVDPMMQTYSPFTLPKDYDKVRI, encoded by the coding sequence GTGAGCAGCGCATTCGACCGACGAACGTTCCTGCGCGGTGCGGCCGCGACCGGCGGTGCGGGGGCGCTCGCACTCCTCGCAGCATCGTGCGCCTCCGGCTCGAGCGGCCGGAGCAACCCGAACCAGGTCACGATCTGGGGTGTCACCGGCACGTTCGTGCCGTTCCAGACGAAGGTGATCAAGGACTTCAACAAGGTCCACCCCGAGGTCGACGTCAAGGTGAACGTCGTCCCGTCGCAGGGCACCGGCGACGCCACGAGCATCATCACGGCCGTGCGCGGCGGCACCGCCCCCGACCTGTGGCTCCTCGACCGGTTCAGTGCGGCGCAGTACGCGGCGATCGGGCTCATCGAACCGATCGACGACATGATCGAGGAGTTCGAGGACCAGCCGAAGGACGAGGTCCTGGCGCAGTGGCTCGGGTTCACGATCGGCGAGGTCAGCTACCAGGGCAAGACCTACGGCCTGCCCCACGACACCGACGCCCGCGGCATGTTCGTGAACCGGAAGATGCTGACCGGCGCCGGGATCGACCCCGACGAGTTCGACTGGGAGCACAACGGCCCGGTGAGCATGGACCGGATGTGGGACGTCAGCGAACGCATCACGAAGAAGTCCGGTGGCGACTACACCCACATGGGACTGCTCCCCTGGTACGGCGAAGGCTGGCCGTTCACGTGGGGGCTCGGCCTCGGTGCGTCGTACTTCGACCAGCAGGACTCGAAGATGACGATGGACTCGAAGAGCGTCCGCAGCATCTTCGAGTTCTACGAGGACTGGGCGAAGCGGTACGGCTACAAGGACGCCGACACCTTCATCGCCACCTACGAGCCGACCGGGCACCCGCCGGGACAGACCGCGTTCATGGCGGACCGGATGGCGTTCATGGTCAGCGTCCCCTCCACCATCCAGACCTTCGACAACTACGGCCCGAAGGACCTCGACTGGGGCACCGCGTACCTGCCGACCCAGCAGGACGGCGGCGACAAGTACACGTGGTCCGGTGGCTTCGCGCTGTGCGTGCCGAAGGGCTCGAAGAAGAACAAGGCCGTGTGGGAGCTCATGAAGTACTTCACGAGCAAGCAGGGCCAGGAGACCTACATGGTGCCGGCCACCAGCGTGCCGTCGAACATCGCGGCGCTGAAGGACCCGAAGGGCTCCGCGAAGTCGATCCGCTTCTTCACCGAGTCGATCGGCGCGTCCACCTGCCGCCCGCCGTTGCCCGTCGGCGGCGCGTGGTGGGACTCCCTCGCGGACGCGCGGTCGAGTGTCCTGCTCGGCACCGCGAGTCCGCAGGAAGCCGTCGAGCGGGCGCAGAACCGCGTCGACCCGATGATGCAGACCTACTCGCCGTTCACGTTGCCGAAGGACTACGACAAGGTCCGGATCTGA
- a CDS encoding SDR family oxidoreductase: protein MPTDQYEHGDPRTRYPDVQPEPQTQDEPGLQSAMDPVPDLGETSYRGTGRLAGRKALITGGDSGIGGAVAIAFAREGADVAIAYLPEEQSDADHVLEQIRAAGRTAVAIPGDLRDKAYAQELVDQAVAGLGGLDALVSVAGKQRWQPDVLDITDDQFEATFDVNVFGLFRLVKAALPHLEPGATITTTASMEAYKPAPDRLDYAASKGAINNLSKGLSQLLVERGIRVNVVAPGPTWTVLQPSGGVDPSTLPEFGSSESPMGRAGQPAELAPAYVFLASDESSYVVGETLNVNGGMVTP, encoded by the coding sequence ATGCCCACCGACCAGTACGAACACGGCGACCCGCGCACCCGCTACCCCGATGTCCAGCCGGAGCCGCAGACGCAGGACGAGCCGGGCCTCCAGTCCGCCATGGACCCGGTCCCCGACCTGGGCGAGACGAGCTACCGGGGCACCGGCCGGCTCGCCGGCCGCAAGGCCCTGATCACCGGCGGTGACTCCGGCATCGGCGGCGCCGTCGCGATCGCGTTCGCCCGCGAGGGCGCCGACGTCGCGATCGCCTACCTGCCGGAGGAGCAGTCCGACGCCGACCACGTCCTCGAGCAGATCCGTGCCGCCGGACGCACCGCCGTGGCGATCCCCGGCGACCTGCGTGACAAGGCGTACGCGCAGGAGCTCGTCGACCAGGCCGTCGCCGGACTCGGCGGTCTCGACGCCCTGGTGAGCGTCGCCGGCAAGCAGCGCTGGCAGCCGGACGTGCTCGACATCACCGACGACCAGTTCGAGGCGACCTTCGACGTGAACGTCTTCGGGCTGTTCCGCCTCGTCAAGGCGGCGCTGCCGCACCTGGAACCCGGTGCGACGATCACCACGACGGCGTCGATGGAGGCGTACAAGCCGGCACCCGACCGGCTCGACTACGCGGCGTCGAAGGGCGCGATCAACAACCTGTCGAAGGGGCTGTCGCAGCTGCTCGTCGAGCGCGGCATCCGCGTCAACGTCGTCGCGCCGGGGCCGACGTGGACGGTCCTGCAGCCGAGCGGCGGCGTCGACCCGTCGACGCTTCCCGAGTTCGGCAGCAGCGAGTCGCCGATGGGGCGCGCCGGGCAGCCAGCCGAACTCGCACCGGCCTACGTGTTCCTGGCGTCGGACGAGTCGAGCTACGTCGTCGGCGAGACGCTCAACGTGAACGGCGGCATGGTCACGCCCTGA
- a CDS encoding transporter translates to MPSARPTSRIPLNTLAAPFGLAGFAETWSYAAPVLGLPPVVPQVFWVVAAVAWSWLLGAHVLRGVRVDERLVDQLRHPAQGPIAALVPATAMLLGVDLARFWEIGGQVLVLLAVAVAAGFAAWLLSTWFEGRLTLEAVHGGYLLPTVAAALVAAVATHEVGVVWLSWACFGVGVFFWGVMTGLLLIRLSFRPALPDPLVPTMAILVAPPAVATVSLFALTDDARTLPVQAIAGLGVLMLLVQLALLPRYVRLGFSLGFWSFVFPAAAVATAAIEWFRVLDLPVAWVPTTVLLVLLNVLVLVVGVRSLSLAARHLLGQAESVLHAADDEDAAPATH, encoded by the coding sequence ATGCCCAGCGCGCGCCCGACTTCCCGCATCCCGCTCAACACCCTCGCCGCACCGTTCGGCCTGGCCGGCTTCGCGGAGACCTGGTCGTACGCGGCACCCGTCCTCGGATTGCCGCCCGTCGTCCCGCAGGTGTTCTGGGTGGTCGCGGCGGTGGCGTGGTCGTGGCTGCTCGGCGCGCACGTCCTGCGGGGCGTCCGGGTCGACGAACGCCTGGTCGACCAGCTCCGCCACCCCGCGCAGGGCCCGATCGCGGCCCTGGTTCCCGCGACGGCGATGCTCCTCGGCGTCGACCTCGCGCGGTTCTGGGAGATCGGGGGGCAGGTCCTCGTGTTGCTCGCGGTGGCGGTCGCTGCCGGGTTCGCGGCGTGGTTGCTGAGCACGTGGTTCGAGGGGCGCCTGACCCTGGAGGCCGTGCACGGCGGCTACCTGCTGCCGACGGTCGCCGCGGCCCTCGTCGCCGCCGTCGCCACGCACGAGGTCGGTGTGGTCTGGCTGTCCTGGGCGTGCTTCGGCGTCGGCGTGTTCTTCTGGGGCGTGATGACCGGACTGCTCCTCATCCGGCTGTCGTTCCGCCCCGCACTGCCCGACCCGCTCGTCCCCACGATGGCGATCCTCGTGGCTCCGCCCGCGGTGGCGACGGTGTCCCTGTTCGCGCTCACCGACGACGCCCGAACCCTGCCCGTGCAGGCGATCGCGGGCCTCGGTGTCCTCATGCTCCTCGTGCAGCTCGCCCTGCTGCCCCGGTACGTCCGGCTCGGGTTCTCGCTCGGGTTCTGGTCGTTCGTGTTCCCGGCTGCGGCGGTCGCGACGGCGGCGATCGAGTGGTTCCGGGTGCTCGACCTGCCGGTGGCGTGGGTGCCCACGACCGTGCTGCTCGTGCTGCTCAACGTGCTCGTGCTCGTGGTCGGGGTGCGGTCCCTGAGCCTGGCCGCGCGGCACCTGCTCGGGCAGGCCGAGTCGGTGCTGCACGCCGCCGACGACGAGGACGCGGCACCCGCGACGCACTGA
- a CDS encoding alpha/beta hydrolase, giving the protein MDTHHPTATPTSTPARPARRRRRPLRIIGFSLVGLVGLGALTLGGTATYDAIATAAERDDIRPYGELVPVTGGRVNVAVTGSGASTVVLLPGFGTASPVIDFAPLVDRLQDTHRVVVLEPLGYGLSDGTDRPRTSANIVDEVHQALSTLGIDRYVLAGHSVAGIYALEYTNAYPDEVQAFVGIDSSVPTQPGIDEAAGSGLFRFVKATGLARVLTAVSGDAYAGLPYTDAQKEQMTLLSHRTSMRATYLDEYEHLSANFRHARSRTFPTDLPVRLFVVGDDPEVPGWERLHREQAASVADGQVVLLDGGHYLHHTHAAEIAEGIDAVADLGQ; this is encoded by the coding sequence ATGGACACGCACCACCCCACGGCCACCCCCACCAGCACCCCGGCCCGCCCTGCACGCCGGCGCCGTCGCCCGCTCCGGATCATCGGGTTCTCGCTCGTCGGGCTCGTCGGCCTCGGCGCCCTGACGCTCGGCGGCACGGCCACCTACGACGCGATCGCGACCGCTGCGGAACGGGACGACATCCGCCCGTACGGCGAACTCGTCCCCGTCACCGGCGGCCGGGTGAACGTCGCCGTCACCGGGTCCGGGGCGTCGACCGTCGTGCTGCTGCCCGGCTTCGGCACGGCATCCCCCGTGATCGACTTCGCCCCGCTCGTCGACCGGTTGCAGGACACGCACCGGGTGGTGGTCCTCGAGCCGCTCGGGTACGGCCTGAGCGACGGCACCGACCGGCCCCGCACCAGCGCGAACATCGTCGACGAGGTGCACCAGGCGCTGTCGACGCTCGGCATCGACCGGTACGTGCTCGCGGGGCACTCGGTCGCCGGGATCTACGCGCTCGAGTACACGAACGCGTACCCGGACGAGGTGCAGGCGTTCGTCGGCATCGACAGCAGTGTGCCGACGCAGCCCGGCATCGACGAGGCCGCCGGATCTGGCCTCTTCCGCTTCGTGAAGGCCACCGGGCTCGCCCGCGTGCTCACTGCCGTGTCCGGCGACGCGTACGCCGGGCTGCCCTACACCGATGCGCAGAAGGAGCAGATGACCCTGCTGTCACACCGCACCAGCATGCGCGCGACGTACCTGGACGAGTACGAGCACCTCAGCGCGAACTTCCGGCACGCCCGCAGCCGAACATTCCCCACCGACCTGCCGGTCCGCCTGTTCGTCGTGGGCGACGACCCGGAGGTGCCGGGGTGGGAGCGCCTGCACCGTGAGCAGGCGGCGTCGGTCGCCGACGGCCAGGTCGTCCTGCTCGACGGCGGGCACTACCTGCACCACACGCACGCGGCGGAGATCGCCGAGGGCATCGACGCGGTCGCCGACCTCGGTCAGTGA
- a CDS encoding SDR family NAD(P)-dependent oxidoreductase: MGHRYRGKIVVVTGASSGIGRAAAHEFARQGATLVLAARGHDSLEAAAAECRALGADAVAIPTDVADEHQVKDLIGTVTSRHGRIDVFVGNAALFVYGLFEQTPTEAFKRVVDTNLYGHLNAITHLLPHWKQRGTGTYVLVGSIQSLLSAPYQSAYVTSKHAALGLVDVLGDEFAHTGIRFTTLLPSTIDTPIYQNGANYTGKNSHPLPPTVSVERAGRAVVTAATHPKRYRYVGRIQASLVPLQYVFPGLFHKITKPMVETFALRGKGDPTDGNLYAPADADNATNGGWVAKRRRVTRPLVWLGAAAAVGAVVLSRTRR; this comes from the coding sequence ATGGGACATCGGTACCGCGGGAAGATCGTCGTCGTCACCGGAGCATCGAGCGGCATCGGGAGGGCCGCGGCGCACGAGTTCGCCCGACAGGGTGCCACGCTCGTGCTCGCCGCACGCGGCCACGACTCCCTCGAAGCCGCCGCCGCCGAGTGCCGTGCACTCGGGGCCGACGCGGTCGCGATCCCGACGGACGTCGCCGACGAGCACCAGGTCAAGGACCTCATCGGCACGGTGACGAGTCGGCACGGTCGCATCGACGTCTTCGTCGGCAATGCCGCGCTGTTCGTCTACGGCCTGTTCGAGCAGACCCCCACCGAGGCGTTCAAGCGGGTCGTCGACACGAACCTCTACGGCCACCTCAACGCGATCACGCACCTGCTCCCGCACTGGAAGCAGCGCGGCACGGGCACGTACGTGCTCGTCGGCTCGATCCAGTCGCTGCTGTCAGCGCCGTACCAGTCGGCCTACGTGACGAGCAAGCACGCGGCGCTCGGCCTGGTCGACGTCCTCGGCGACGAGTTCGCGCACACCGGCATCCGTTTCACCACGCTGCTGCCGTCGACGATCGACACCCCGATCTACCAGAACGGCGCGAACTACACCGGCAAGAACTCGCACCCGCTGCCGCCGACGGTGTCGGTCGAGCGCGCGGGTCGTGCCGTCGTCACCGCCGCCACACACCCGAAGCGGTACCGCTACGTCGGCCGCATCCAGGCGTCGCTCGTCCCGCTGCAGTACGTGTTCCCGGGGCTGTTCCACAAGATCACGAAGCCGATGGTCGAGACCTTCGCGCTGCGCGGGAAGGGCGACCCGACCGACGGCAACCTCTACGCCCCGGCGGACGCCGACAACGCCACGAACGGCGGCTGGGTCGCGAAGCGACGGCGCGTCACGCGTCCGCTCGTGTGGCTCGGCGCGGCTGCGGCGGTCGGCGCGGTCGTCCTCAGCCGCACACGGCGCTAG
- a CDS encoding VOC family protein — MSVRLNPYLGFRSGAREALDFYHSVFHGELTIGTFGEAGMSQDPADADKVMHGQLEGENGLLLMASDAPTGMETPSESTISLSLSGDDHEALTRYWNGLADGASIIEPLTTAPWGDTFGMLTDRFRVTWLVNISGPAS, encoded by the coding sequence ATGTCCGTGCGTCTCAACCCGTACCTCGGCTTCCGCTCGGGGGCCCGCGAAGCCCTCGACTTCTACCACTCGGTGTTCCACGGCGAGCTCACGATCGGCACCTTCGGCGAAGCCGGCATGAGTCAGGACCCCGCCGACGCCGACAAGGTCATGCACGGGCAGCTCGAGGGCGAGAACGGCCTGCTGCTGATGGCCTCGGACGCGCCGACGGGCATGGAGACGCCGTCGGAGAGCACGATCTCGCTCTCGCTCAGCGGCGACGACCACGAGGCCCTGACCCGCTACTGGAACGGACTCGCCGACGGCGCGTCGATCATCGAACCGCTCACGACGGCCCCGTGGGGCGACACCTTCGGGATGCTCACCGACCGGTTCCGGGTCACGTGGCTCGTGAACATCAGCGGTCCGGCGAGCTGA
- a CDS encoding Rho termination factor N-terminal domain-containing protein, with translation MPNQLKKPDMYEGLRKEGNSKEKAARISNAAAARGEEAVGKKGGESGSYDDWTVADLRERAKELGLTGYSSKRKAELVEALRDH, from the coding sequence ATGCCGAACCAACTCAAGAAGCCGGACATGTACGAGGGACTCCGCAAGGAGGGCAACTCGAAGGAGAAGGCCGCGCGGATCAGCAACGCCGCAGCGGCCCGCGGCGAGGAGGCAGTCGGGAAGAAGGGCGGCGAGTCCGGCTCCTACGACGACTGGACCGTCGCCGACCTCCGGGAGCGGGCGAAGGAGCTCGGCCTGACCGGGTACTCGTCGAAGCGCAAGGCCGAGCTCGTCGAGGCGCTCCGGGATCACTGA